One window of the Cryptomeria japonica chromosome 7, Sugi_1.0, whole genome shotgun sequence genome contains the following:
- the LOC131030384 gene encoding pentatricopeptide repeat-containing protein At1g09900-like: MVQDGCSLNVITYSTLIDGRYKAGKVNGALALANEMILNGCSPDNVTYDTLIDGLCEAAIIAYSILINGLCKEGRVHESLGLAAKTIHSGCSWDTVTNTTLVDCLWTVGEVNEALGLANKIIQDGCSPDILIYSTLTDGLCKLNRLDIALRLLGKLKHVDISPDIVTYKILINGLCKEGRVHEALELVAKLTQDG; this comes from the exons ATGGTACAAGATGGTTGTTCTCTTAATGTTATTACATACAGTACTTTGATTGATGGTCGGTACAAGGCAGGTAAAGTAAATGGAGCTCTTGCATTAGCAAATGAAATGATACTAAATGGTTGTTCACCAGATAATGTTACCTATGATACCCTAATTGATGGTCTCTGCGAGGCAG CTATTATTGCATACAGTATCCTGATTAATGGTCTCTGCAAGGAGGGTAGAGTACATGAATCTCTTGGATTAGCAGCTAAAACAATACACAGTGGTTGTTCTTGGGACACGGTTACGAACACTACCTTAGTTGATTGTCTTTGGACGGTGGGTGAAGTAAATGAAGCTCTTGGATTAGCAAATAAAATTATACAAGATGGTTGCTCTCCAGATATTCTAATATACAGTACCCTAACTGATGGCCTTTGCAAGTTGAATAGATTGgatattgctctcagattattaggTAAACTGAAGCATGTTGATATTTCTCCAGACATTGTTACATATAAAATCCTAATCAATGGTCTCTGCAAAGAGGGAAGAGTACATGAAGCTCTTGAGCTAGTAGCTAAATTGACACAAGATGGTTGA